A stretch of Pomacea canaliculata isolate SZHN2017 linkage group LG6, ASM307304v1, whole genome shotgun sequence DNA encodes these proteins:
- the LOC112566873 gene encoding vesicle transport protein SFT2B-like: MDKLKKVLSGNEEEDEDKGIVAQMNEVTTLSWGTRIKLFLLCFILGAFLSILGTCLIFLKNGLVIFAVLYTIGNILSLASTCFLMGPCNQLKKMFAKTRIIATILVLVMFVLTLVCALAIHNAALAILCCIIQFLALTWYSLSYIPYARDLVKKCFGSCLE; the protein is encoded by the exons atggACAAGCTGAAAAAAGTTCTGAGTGGaaatgaggaagaagatgaagacaagGGAATCGTTGCGCAG ATGAATGAAGTGACCACACTCAGCTGGGGAACAAGAATCAAACTTTTCCTATTGTGTTTTATCCTTGGTGCTTTTCTTTCCATTCTG GGTACCTGCTtgatatttctgaaaaatgGTCTGGTCATATTTGCTGTCTTATACACAATTGGTAACATTTTGTCTCTGGCAAG CACATGTTTTCTCATGGGTCCTTGCAACCAGCTCAAAAAGATGTTTGCCAAGACCAGAATAATAGCAACTATTTTAGTTCTT gtaatGTTTGTCCTCACTTTGGTCTGTGCTTTAGCG ATACATAATGCTGCCTTGGCCATTTTGTGCTGCATCATACAGTTCCTAGCACTTACGTGGTACTCGCTGTCTTACATACCATATGCACG